Proteins encoded by one window of Panicum virgatum strain AP13 chromosome 7N, P.virgatum_v5, whole genome shotgun sequence:
- the LOC120683073 gene encoding replication protein A 70 kDa DNA-binding subunit C-like — protein sequence MEYNLLAQINPSRHNWCIRVRVARMWTVSGTSKGRSFSGMELVLVDEEGIGITASIGQKDMNKFAKLLVEGHSYMIKKFQVSRQVRKFNAVPNKQSIFFTSWTAVEELSADLATNLPHYFFNFVDFEDLDHKGRKGDGLVDVIGQLTTIHPVVRSSDLNGSSVRRSVEIRDLSDQVLPVTLWGEHATSFEDEFLIETIGNDEPVVIIFAGMQVKAFFGATTCASGSATKWYINIDTPEVNAFRASLEGRGSEVVLLPGDGGAAAGAIDDATSNRKSISELLSLDPHDNNDVRFTCDAKIKEIDVTNGWWYKGCSKCKRGLKPTFEGFECTNCDEMKPVVIPSYKLNVVIEDNTGRAKIFLFGGVAEQVVRRTAADLVEESSSNQILLPASLRSLVGRRYVFQVVISEQTFRTGQLCFQARRVFMAPTGAGEQSRCASGDVRGPPAGSSAAGSSGKETEDGPTLTEVVLDPEGGPTTPPDGKNSSTKGKEVPPGANEESGSALGKRSRSARKELFTSKKEKARFDQVCDAAASGCKKMRYVPSFSRCCGRL from the exons ATGGAGTACAACTTATTGGCACAAATAAATCCATCGAGACACAATTGGTGCATTAGGGTTAGAGTTGCTAGGATGTGGACGGTATCTGGGACCTCTAAGGGGAGGTCTTTTAGTGGTATGGAACTTGTTCTAGTTGATGAAGAG GGCATAGGCATTACAGCTTCCATTGGGCAAAAAGACATGAACAAATTTGCCAAACTTCTGGTGGAAGGTCACTCTTATatgataaaaaaatttcaagttagTAGGCAAGTAAGGAAGTTCAACGCTGTTCCCAACAAACAATCAATCTTCTTCACATCATGGACTGCTGTTGAGGAATTATCTGCTGACTTGGCCACAAATCTGCCGCATTACTTTTTTAACTTCGTTGACTTTGAGGATTTAGATCACAAGGGAAGGAAAGGAGATGGTTTAGTAG ATGTTATTGGTCAACTTACAACCATCCATCCAGTGGTGCGGAGTAGTGATTTGAATGGCTCTTCTGTTAGGAGATCAGTGGAGATACGTGATCTAAG TGATCAGGTTTTGCCCGTAACATTATGGGGGGAACACGCAACATCTTTTGAGGATGAGTTCCTTATTGAGACCATTGGGAATGATGAGCCAGTTGTTATCATTTTTGCTGGGATGCAGGTGAAGGCGTTCTTTG GTGCTACAACTTGTGCAAGCGGTTCTGCAACGAAGTGGTATATCAACATTGATACCCCTGAAGTTAATGCTTTCCGTGCTAG CTTAGAGGGAAGAGGTTCCGAGGTCGTGCTCCTACCGGGGGATGGTGGTGCGGCTGCAGGCGCTATTGACGATGCAACATCTAATAGGAAGAGCATATCAGAGCTCCTCTCCTTGGATCCTCACGACAACAAT GATGTCCGTTTTACTTGCGATGCAAAGATTAAAGAAATTGATGTTACAAATGGTTGGTGGTACAAAGGGTGCAGTAAGTGCAAGCGAGGGCTAAAGCCAACTTTTGAAGGATTTGAATGTACTAACTGTGATGAAATGAAGCCAGTAGTCATTCCCAG TTACAAGCTAAATGTGGTTATCGAGGACAACACTGGCCGTGCAAAAATATTTCTGTTTGGAGGTGTGGCTGAGCAGGTTGTGCGGCGGACTGCCGCTGACCTCGTGGAAGAAAGTTCATCCAACCAAATTTTGCTGCCAGCATCCCTCCGCAGCCTTGTTGGGCGGAGGTATGTGTTCCAGGTGGTTATCAGTGAGCAAACCTTTAGAACTGGGCAGCTCTGTTTCCAAGCTAGGAGGGTGTTCATGGCTCCAACTGGTGCTGGGGAGCAATCTAGATGTGCTAGTGGCGATGTGCGTGGTCCTCCTGCTGGTTCGTCCGCAGCTGGAAGCTCTGGAAAGGAAACCGAAGATGGTCCTACCTTAACTGAAGTGGTCTTAGATCCAGAAGGTGGACCCACAACGCCTCCTGATGGCAAGAACTCATCGACTAAGGGAAAGGAGGTCCCCCCTGGAGCTAATGAAGAGTCTGG AAGTGCTTTGGGTAAACGTTCGCGGTCTGCTCGGAAGGAATTATTCACCTCGAAGAAGGAGAAGGCTAG GTTCGATCAGGTTTGCGACGCGGCTGCCTCCGGATGCAAAAAGATGCGGTACGTGCCTTCATTTTCCAGATGCTGCGGCCGGCTCTAA